AGTCCAAGCAGTCGGGACGCATCAAGTTCCAGGGGATCGTCGCCGTCCAGAACCGCGAAAAGCGCCTGGTCGCGATGAACCGGAACGGCTACCTGGTCCTGCTCGACGAGAACCATCGCGAGCGGGAGAAGTACCAGATCCCGTACGGGGCCGTCCTCATGGTCGCGGACGGCGAAAAGGTGAAGGAAGGGACCCGGCTCGCGGAATGGGATCCGTACAACATCCCGATCCTCACCGAGGTCGACGGAGAGATCAAGTTCGGGGACATCATCGAAAACGTGACCATGCGCGAGCAGGTCGACGAGGTGACGGGGCGCTCCACGCGCGTCATCATCGAGTCGAAGGATGCCGAGGTCCGTCCCCGCATCTCCCTCAAGGAGGTGGGCGGCCGTACGACACGCAAACTCCCCGGGACCTCGAGCGAGGCCCGGTATCTTCTTCCCAGCGGTTCCAACATCCTGGTCGACGAGGGACAGAAGGTCCAGGCGGGCGACATCATCGCCAAGATCCCGCGTGAGACGACCAAGACCAAGGACATCACCGGCGGTCTTCCCCGCGTCGCGGAGCTCTTCGAGGCGCGCAAGCCGAAGGAGTACGCGCTCATCTCCGAGATCGACGGCATCGTCCAGATGGGGAAGGATTTCAAGGGGAAGCGCAAGATCCAGGTGGTGCCGGAAGTCGGCGCCCCCCGGGAGTACACGATCCCCCGAGGCAAACACATCACGGTCCACGACGGGGAGCGGATCCGGGCGGGCGAGGCCCTCATGGACGGTTCGCCCAATCCCCACGACATCCTTCGGGTCCTCGGGGACAAGGAGCTTGCACGGTTCCTCGTCAACGAGATCCAGGAGGTGTACCGGCTCCAGGGCGTGCGGATCAACGACAAGCACATCGAGACGATCGTCCGTCAGATGCTGCGGCGGATCAAGATCTCGGATCCCGGCGACACCTCGTTCCTTGTGGGGCAAAGTGTCGAGAAATGGATCTTCCGGGAAGAAAACGAGCGGGTGGTGAGGGAGACGGGAGGAAAGCCCGCCACGGCGGAGCCGCTCCTTCTCGGGATCACGAAGGCGTCGCTTTCGACGGAGTCGTGGATCTCCGCCGCCTCCTTCCAGGAGACGACCAAGATCCTCACGGACGCGTCGGTCCACGGGCGGGTGGATTACCTCGCCGGCCTGAAGGAAAACGTGATCATGGGACGCCTCATCCCCGGCGGGACGGGCGCCGCGGCGTACAAAGACTTGGAGTTCGAGTCCGACGCGCCGCTCGTGGTGGAAGCTCCGCCCACGCCGGAGCCGGAGCCGGAGCCGGAATTTCCGAAGGAAGAGGAGGAGGGCCGGTAGCGCCCCGATTCTCGCTCCGCGTCCCGCGGATTGGAAGAAAATCGTTGACAGTGCACGGAACTATTGTTATAAATATTAGTTCATTCTGTTGAGATAGAGTTTCGCATAACCGGAAGGAACGGGAATGCCCACGATCAACCAGTTGGTCCGGAAGGGGCGGACAGTCGTCGCCAACAAGAGCAACTCCCCGGCGCTCGATTCGTGTCCCCAGAAGCGGGGGGTTTGCCTCCGCGTGTACACCACCACCCCCAAAAAGCCGAACTCCGCGTTGCGGAAGGTGGCGAGGGTGCGGCTCACCAATGGTCTCGAGGTGACGGTGTACATCCCGGGCGAGGGGCATAACCTGCAGGAACACTCCGTGGTCATGATCCGGGGGGGACGGGTAAAGGACCTTCCCGGCGTTCGTTATCACATCATCCGTGGGAAGCTGGATTCCGTTGGTGTCCAGGACAGACGGAAGTCGCGGTCGAAGTACGGTACCAAGCGACCCAAATAGCTTCCCACTTTTCAGCGTAGAGGTTCCTTCCAATCCCCGGCGGGTCTGCCGGGAAGGGTAAAACAGGGTTGGTACCGCTCCCGCTTCACCGCATGTGAGGCGGGAACCGTTGTTGTTGTGTGTTTTCCATTCCGAGGCAACTGGCCGAGGGGGTTTGATCGTATGCCCAGGAGAGGTTTCGTTTCCAAGCGGGTCGTTTCGCCCGATCCCGTGTACGGCGACGTGCTGGTCGCCAAGATGATCCACGCCATCATGCTCGACGGGAAGGCGCGGGTCGCCGAGAACGTCGTGTACGGGTCGCTGGACATCCTCAAGGAAAAGACGAAGGAAGACCCCGTCGCGGTCATGAAAAAGGCGCTCGAGAACGTGAAGCCGGTGGTCGAGGTCAAGTCCCGCAGGGTCGGCGGCGCCACCTACCAGGTCCCGATCGAGATCCGTCCGGAACGACGGCAGTCCCTCTCGATCCGCTGGTTGGTCGGGTACGCGCGGGAGCGGGCCGAGAAGACCATGATCCAGCGTCTCTCGGGCGAACTCCTCGACGCCTACAACAACCGCGGCAACACGTTCAAGAAGAAGGAAGACACCCACAAGATGGCCGAGGCGAACAAGGCGTTCGCCCACTACCGCTGGTAAGAGCGCGGCGGCAGGGAAGGGAAGGGACGGTTCGTGTCCAGAGGTTCACCGCTCGACAAAACCCGGAACATCGGGATCATGGCCCACATCGACGCCGGGAAGACGACGACGACCGAGCGTGTGCTCTATTATACGGGCGTCTCCCATAAGATGGGAGAGGTCCACGACGGCACCGCCACGATGGACTGGATGGAGCAGGAGCAGGAGCGGGGCATCACCATCACCTCCGCCGCGACGACGTGCTTCTGGCGGGGGCACCGTATCAACATCATCGACACACCCGGGCACGTCGACTTCACGATCGAGGTGGAGCGTTCCCTGCGGGTTCTCGACGGCGCGGTGGCGGTCTTCTGCGCGGTCGGCGGCGTGGAGCCCCAGTCCGAGACGGTGTGGCGCCAGGCGGACAAATTCCACGTGCCCCGACTCGCCATGGTCAATAAGATGGACCGCACCGGCGCCGATTTCGAGCGCGTGGTGCGGATGATGAAGGAACGGCTCGCCGCCAACCCCGTCCCCATCCAGCTTCCCCTCGGGAAGGAGGACTCCTTCCGCGGGGTCATCGACCTGGTCCGCATGAGTGCGGTGGTCTGGGAGGAGGACACCCTCGGAGCGAAGTTCCACGACGAGCCGATCCCCGACGGCATGGCGGCCGAAGTCGCCGCCGCGCGGGAGCGCCTGCTCGAGGCGGTGGCCGACGTCGACGATACGCTCGTGGAACGGTACCTGCTCGGACAGGAGATCCCGGTCGAGGAGCTCATGAGCGCGA
The Deltaproteobacteria bacterium DNA segment above includes these coding regions:
- a CDS encoding DNA-directed RNA polymerase subunit beta', with the translated sequence DTTTGRVLLYEVVPKEVPFEYVNKVMKKKDLAELIDITYRNCGQKATVILADQLKNTGFQFATISGISICIDDMVIPSSKKAILDRASVALEKVINEHVEGLITPGERYNKVVDIWSAATEKVAKEMIKEMGTENVKGKDGKEKKVTSFNPIYMMADSGARGSDKQMMQLAGMRGLMAKPSGEIIETPIRSNFREGLSVGEYFISTHGARKGLADTALKTANSGYLTRRLVDVAQDCIVVEVDCQTLDGIGVRALIEGGEIIDRLSDRILGRAALEDLYDLEGKLLVAANQEINEEVARQIEMSGLDEVKIRSALTCESKRGVCALCYGRDLARGKMVAIGEAVGIISAQSIGEPGTQLTMRTFHIGGIATAGSIAQSSHQSKQSGRIKFQGIVAVQNREKRLVAMNRNGYLVLLDENHREREKYQIPYGAVLMVADGEKVKEGTRLAEWDPYNIPILTEVDGEIKFGDIIENVTMREQVDEVTGRSTRVIIESKDAEVRPRISLKEVGGRTTRKLPGTSSEARYLLPSGSNILVDEGQKVQAGDIIAKIPRETTKTKDITGGLPRVAELFEARKPKEYALISEIDGIVQMGKDFKGKRKIQVVPEVGAPREYTIPRGKHITVHDGERIRAGEALMDGSPNPHDILRVLGDKELARFLVNEIQEVYRLQGVRINDKHIETIVRQMLRRIKISDPGDTSFLVGQSVEKWIFREENERVVRETGGKPATAEPLLLGITKASLSTESWISAASFQETTKILTDASVHGRVDYLAGLKENVIMGRLIPGGTGAAAYKDLEFESDAPLVVEAPPTPEPEPEPEFPKEEEEGR
- the rpsL gene encoding 30S ribosomal protein S12 — protein: MPTINQLVRKGRTVVANKSNSPALDSCPQKRGVCLRVYTTTPKKPNSALRKVARVRLTNGLEVTVYIPGEGHNLQEHSVVMIRGGRVKDLPGVRYHIIRGKLDSVGVQDRRKSRSKYGTKRPK
- the rpsG gene encoding 30S ribosomal protein S7, translated to MPRRGFVSKRVVSPDPVYGDVLVAKMIHAIMLDGKARVAENVVYGSLDILKEKTKEDPVAVMKKALENVKPVVEVKSRRVGGATYQVPIEIRPERRQSLSIRWLVGYARERAEKTMIQRLSGELLDAYNNRGNTFKKKEDTHKMAEANKAFAHYRW